In one window of Arctopsyche grandis isolate Sample6627 chromosome 6, ASM5162203v2, whole genome shotgun sequence DNA:
- the dop gene encoding microtubule-associated serine/threonine (MAST) protein kinase dop isoform X2, giving the protein MSGGAESRGVRAPPHSARSLQFGPPTPAPAPAPQTQTQPQPQVQPQRDLVQAASAPAPTSTSTPNLTPAKQPPSSARPQTQPHSLQPQSHPHPQDVSSKQSNLVRMRSSALGKSAPSLSNHMKETCIIRRPSRLHSHATHHRLSLVVGGTSPLRCSSPLESPRAPPASSGPLHPLHPLHHPPVITAAVATRRAKDLLCDGRRWSVASLPSSGYGTTPGSSSLSSQCSSQERLHQLGGAGIGSGITEEGKIGGRRCSPAPVTSIKCAHCSAQAANMSGSQGSGINQWQSLSDSGGSGSGGAGTDSPQSPFRRPRSRSLSSPARSPVSGDDQVAAMSALFTSRFPKAQKHMEARLRQLTEEPPPRSAPPIVRFVHHQVLEMARDCLHKSETKQITSRYFYDMTENLDRLLQETRDKSDDSGAVGRVSALVTRLLLAVSRPARLLECLEFDPQQFYRLLEAAEGRARETQGVSADLPQYIIHKLGLSRDPLQEEPPPPPPFPPPTSATTHSHTSPKNKGRNGGTSPTENDYQVIKLISNGAYGAVYLVKHTQTRQRFAMKKINKNNLMLRNQVEQVFAERDILSFADNPFVVSMYCSFETRRHLCLVLELVEGGDCAALLRAIGGPLPADMARFYFAEAVLAVEYLHSYGIVHRDLKPDNLLITALGHIKLTDFGLSKMGLMSLATNLYEEYVDRETQQFSDKQVCGTPEYIAPEVILRQGYGKPVDWWSMGVILYEFLIGCVPFFGETPEELFAHTVNDDIEWPDEDDFPIASEAKDLITALLSRSPRDRLGTGGTHQVKEHIHFCGVDWTSLLRQKAEFVPQLDNDEDTSYFDSRCDRYNHSEADTDCDTGDDSPVLFGTFSSMSPQYRKFQSNSTTDLSFGDGKIMGGSLESCPGTPDSQGEPLVGSIAAPSTPGTPPPMTNNKCPFHISGRAPPHSTPESSQTDSDDVSPHLARKRRTNNFATAGGYTPILSGSSSLSIPGSTPKHLGSFRANRENNTFSPLIGGPTSHPVMPTPSFSISMEEDMPSIDTNNSSSDTGITLPTSSASKLKLSSSNVVSSSPNTYHTAISTSSNNSSSSQTTSSASAVTVTSIAPMMVSHMQSVQPAAAISSMIAAVPSPIHKHVKKSASASGLSLIIQSDDSFCSVGGAPSPPAGNTSSTNSSRDSSPCREGFAPLQNHGLLQMSKPPMVIRRGPKGFGFTIHTIRVYFGESDYYTMHHLVSAVSEGGSAWQAGLRAGDLLVWLNGSWVAGLLHTQVLRLLLESPRQASVRALPLDQTTIQSGGRKRGAWQGRAVGRPGGGLPGGNRRGGGTGERRTEPERRRRASLFRRISNKRASAEIQQMVSSGLASPVGNSAPSAPRFGSPPQRLPIGPPSSLLLSSGLSSAPPSLLIGPSINMTPGIDTSAGGIAACPASPASPATERVLLPGESAPSKVAHHYQRSPSPLALCHHASAPGTITSNVNTSGNNTSATVVTRGRDHHVRTQGAPRAWPREPASPLLRRALSPDRLHPRSAESKCALISPLCCAQAASSNSNHSRNKGGSALWRPLASAASTPMQIVDKTPDPPDSNKHPFSGSVQHNLGPSSNSSFAVVIPQQKQSQKLSMSQDNQNHSGLDLCHDQNNQNGNMSNPDVLQFSVIDGNPSRLSLSLTAPVELLPRIAEEKDSPTNSGAVPIHEGIDEVKVNQKISESDKQVLFVNQNVLAVIDENKSLEQSKTNKTREGQCSYNASSNKTQASSTLIHSSIDKISTYMKFNIASTLPIDTFQTNTIRYSNFPKEPVKDLKSDQVNPEPCSFKGKIEESKIAAATPSKKRSDEITTITRSPSLVGQIASKLESLNLKSIQESERKVQKSPSESQKLFKVKTDTSTAKANTPTTSNVSDNVKSNINSSIKIAESNNKSNPLKSETPSSVSAHFGNDTKKVSDVKDNVVTKTVMTSNNSQKAEVNSSSQVKDYKSVVSEVTKSENKISSLDSDAKVVKAVTNQKNEKYNIGVQPTKSESSAVSSSLNEDTPTKSSSIFPLKFEGISVRNQINALKFSNMQSKEEAPKSSTVVAPSADAKSHVKSEASTNVTTVDRKDNTSVKASEGVVSKGIDVSNKIALENSSRSSSVAKPAVAASTSEQKVVKKDPTAGMDKVKKKK; this is encoded by the exons ATGTATCGTCGAAACAGTCTAACTTGGTTCGCATGCGATCTTCGGCCCTCGGAAAGTCGGCACCGTCACTTTCCAATCACATG AAAGAAACTTGCATCATAAGGAGACCGTCTCGTTTACATTCTCACGCTACGCATCACAGATTATCATTAGTG GTAGGTGGCACGTCTCCGTTACGATGTAGCAGTCCATTAGAATCACCACGCGCTCCCCCTGCATCTTCCGGACCGTTGCATCCATTGCATCCCCTTCATCATCCACCCGTAATCACTGCTGCTGTTGCTACACGTCGAGCtaaggatttatt ATGTGATGGACGTCGATGGTCTGTGGCATCTTTACCATCTTCTGGTTATGGAACTACCCCAGGAAGTTCTAGTTTAtcg TCTCAATGTTCATCTCAAGAGAGATTACACCAGTTGGGTGGTGCAGGAATTGGGTCAGGAATAACAGAAGAGGGGAAGATTGGTGGCCGCCGTTGTAGTCCGGCTCCCGTAACATCTATAAAATGCGCCCACTGCTCAGCACAAGCTGCAAATATGAG tGGTTCACAAGGCTCGGGTATAAATCAATGGCAGTCGCTTTCGGATTCTGGTGGCTCAGGTAGTGGTGGAGCCGGTACTGATTCTCCACAGAGTCCGTTTAGACGGCCGAGGAGCAGAAGTCTTAG ctcTCCGGCACGTTCACCAGTATCTGGAGATGATCAAGTCGCCGCTATGTCAGCTCTGTTCACAAGCCGTTTCCCaaaagctcaaaaacatatGGAGGCACGTCTGCGTCAACTTACCGAAGAGCCTCCGCCACGTAGTGCGCCCCCCATAGTACGCTTCGTCCATCATCAG GTTCTCGAAATGGCGAGGGATTGTCTTCATAAATCGGAAACAAAACAAATAACGAGTCGGTATTTCTATGACATGACTGAAAATTTAGACCGGCTTTTGCAAGaa ACGAGGGACAAATCTGATGATTCCGGCGCTGTCGGTCGTGTTTCAGCTCTGGTCACTCGACTTTTGTTAGCCGTAAGTCGACCGGCTAGGTTGTTGGAGTGTTTGGAATTTGATCCACAGCAATTTTATAGATTGTTGGAAGCTGCTGAAGGCAGAGCCAGAGAGACTCAG GGTGTTTCGGCAGATCTTCCTCAGtatataattcataaattagGACTCAGTCGTGATCCTCTACAAGAGGAACCACCTCCTCCACCACCTTTTCCGCCTCCAACATCAGCTACAACGCATTCTCATACATCACCCAA GAATAAAGGAAGAAATGGTGGAACGTCGCCGACGGAAAATGATTATcaagttataaaattgatttctaATGGGGCATATGGTGCTGTTTATCTAGTCAAGCATACGCAAACAAGACAGag GTTTGCCATGAAAAagatcaacaaaaataatttaatgttgAGAAATCAAGTTGAACAAGTTTTCGCCGAGAGGGATATTCTCAGTTTTGCTGATAATCCTTTCGTG GTATCCATGTATTGTTCATTTGAAACTCGAAGACACCTATGTTTGGTGTTGGAGCTTGTGGAAGGAGGTGATTGTGCAGCGCTGTTGAGGGCTATAGGGGGACCATTACCAGCCGATATGGCAAGATTTTATTTTGCAGAAGCCGTTTTGGCCGTAGAATACCTTCACTCATACGGTATTGTGCATAGAGATTTAAAACCAGACAA TCTTTTAATTACGGCACTGGGACATATAAAATTGACTGATTTTGGATTAAGCAAAATGGGTTTAATGTCAT tgGCTACTAATCTCTATGAAGAATATGTAGATCGGGAGACACAACAATTTTCCGATAAGCAAGTTTGCGGAACACCTGAGTATATTGCTCCCGAAGTAATATTACGACAA ggTTATGGTAAGCCAGTTGATTGGTGGTCTATGGGTGTTATATTGTACGAGTTCCTCATTGGATGTGTACCTTTCTTTGGTGAAACTCCTGAAGAACTATTTGCTCACACTGTAAATG atGATATTGAATGGCCAGATGAAGATGATTTTCCAATAGCTTCTGAAGCAAAAGATCTCATAACAGCTCTTTTATCTCGTTCTCCTCGGGATAGATTAGGCACTGGTGGAACACATCAAGTTAAg GAACATATTCATTTTTGTGGAGTGGATTGGACATCGTTGCTAAGGCAAAAGGCTGAATTCGTACCTCAGTTGGACAATGATGAAGATACTAGCTATTTTGATA gccGTTGTGATAGGTATAATCATAGCGAAGCCGACACTGATTGCGATACTGGTGATGATAGTCCCGTATTATTTGGAACGTTCAGTTCTATGTCGCCACAGTACAGAAAATTCCAATCTAATTCTACGACAGATTTAAGCTTCGGCGATGGAAAG aTTATGGGTGGTAGTTTGGAAAGCTGTCCAGGAACTCCGGATAGTCAAGGTGAGCCTCTGGTCGGTTCGATTGCCGCTCCATCCACACCAGGAACTCCTCCACCGATGACCAATAATAAATGTCCA tttcacattAGTGGACGTGCACCACCACATTCTACTCCTGAGTCATCTCAAACTGATTCGGATGATGTTTCTCCACATTTGGCTCGTAAGCGCAGAACAAATAATTTCGCTACTGCCGGTGGTTACACACCCATACTATCCG GCTCATCAAGTTTGAGTATTCCTGGAAGTACACCGAAGCATTTAGGATCATTCAGAGCAAATAgagaaaataatacattttcaccTTTAATCGGTGGACCAACTTCTCATCCTGTAATGCCAACTCCATCATTTTCAATATCGATGGAAGAAGATATGCCtag tatcgATACAAATAACTCATCTAGTGATACTGGAATCACATTACCGACCTCCAGTGCTTCTAAATTAAAGCTATCGTCATCGAATGTGGTGTCTAGTTCACCGAACACGTACCACACGGCTATTTCTACATCATCGAACAACTCTTCATCTTCTCAAACGACGTCTTCGGCATCTGCCGTTACTGTAACTTCAATCGCGCCGATGATGGTGTCGCATATGCAGAGTGTACAACCGGCTGCAGCCATAAGTTCGATGATTGCCGCTGTGCCCAGTCCGATACACAAACATGTTAAAAAGAGCGCTTCTGCCTCAGGTCTCTCATTAATAATTCAATcag ACGATTCTTTCTGTTCTGTTGGAGGAGCACCATCCCCGCCGGCCGGTAACACTTCGAGCACAAATTCGAGTCGAGATTCGTCACCATGTCGGGAAGGCTTCGCTCCGTTGCAAAATCATGG atTACTGCAAATGTCTAAACCACCTATGGTTATAAGAAGAGGACCAAAAGGGTTTGGTTTTACTATTCATACAATACGTGTGTATTTTGGTGAAAGTGACTATTATACAATGCATCATTTAGTTTCT GCTGTAAGTGAAGGTGGCTCTGCATGGCAAGCGGGCTTACGAGCCGGCGATTTACTCGTATGGTTGAACGGATCTTGGGTAGCTGGACTTCTGCATACACAAGTCTTACGACTATTATTGGAAAGTCCTCGTCAAGCCTCTGTGCGAGCTCTTCCACTGGATCAAACTACAATTCAG TCTGGAGGACGTAAACGAGGCGCTTGGCAAGGTAGAGCCGTAGGACGTCCTGGTGGAGGACTTCCCGGTGGAAATAGACGTGGCGGTGGAACTGGTGAACGAAGAACTGAACCTGAACGGCGACGACGTGCATCACTCTTCCGAAGGATTTCTAATAAACGCGCATCAGCTGAAATTCAAcag ATGGTTTCTTCCGGATTGGCATCGCCGGTTGGAAATTCGGCTCCGAGTGCTCCACGCTTTGGGAGTCCACCCCAGCGACTGCCCATAGGGCCTCCGTCCTCGTTATTGTTAAGTTCTGGATTGAGTTCGGCTCCGCCGTCACTTCTCATCGGTCCGAGTATCAATATGACGCCCGGTATAGATACGTCGGCCGGAGGAATCGCCGCATGTCCTGCCAGTCCGGCGAGTCCAGCGACGGAAAGAGTCCTATTGCCCGGAGAGTCAGCGCCTAGTAAGGTGGCGCATCACTATCAAAG ATCACCATCACCACTTGCACTTTGTCATCATGCATCAGCACCAGGAACAATAACGAGTAATGTAAATACTTCTGGAAACAATACTTCGGCGACTGTTGTAACACGGGGACGCGATCATCACGTACGGACACAGGGAGCTCCCCGTGCCTGGCCGAGAGAACCCGCCTCCCCACTTTTACGACGAGCCCTTAGTCCCGATCG gttGCATCCACGCTCCGCTGAAAGTAAATGCGCGCTCATCTCTCCACTTTGTTGCGCCCAGGCTGCATCTTCGAATTCCAATCACTCCCGTAATAAAGGTGGGTCGGCTCTATGGCGTCCTCTCGCTTCCGCAGCCTCTACACCTATGCAGATCGTGGACAAAACACCGGATCCCCCCGACTCGAATAAACATCCCTTCAGTGGCTCTGTTCAACACAATCTTGGTCCGTCTTCTAATTCCAGTTTCGCCGTAGTGATACCGCAACAAAAGCAATCGCAAAAACTAAGTATGTCGCAAGACAATCAAAATCACTCAGGCTTAGATTTATGTCACGACCAAAATAATCAAAATGGCAACATGTCGAATCCAGATGTATTGCAGTTTTCTGTAATAGATGGCAATCCGTCGAGGTTGTCTCTGAGTTTGACAGCTCCTGTAGAACTGTTGCCGAGGATTGCCGAAGAAAAAGATAGTCCTACAAATTCGGGAGCAGTTCCCATTCACGAAGGTATAGATGAAGTCAAAGTGAACCAAAAAATATCAGAGTCGGACAAACAAGTATTATTTGTCAATCAAAATGTATTGGCTGtcattgatgaaaataaatcacTCGAACAATCAAAAACCAATAAAACAAGAGAGGGCCAATGTTCATATAACGCTTCATCGAATAAAACTCAAGCGTCAAGTACATTGATTCATTCATCGATTGATAAAATTTCCacttatatgaaatttaatatagcATCGACATTACCTATTGATACATTTCAGACTAATACTATCAGATATTCAAATTTTCCAAAGGAGCCTGTAAAAGACCTCAAGTCTGATCAAGTTAATCCTGAGCCTTGTTCATTCAAAGGTAAAATAGAAGAATCTAAGATTGCAGCGGCAACTCCATCGAAGAAGAGGTCTGATGAAATTACCACTATTACCAGGTCGCCGTCACTCGTCGGTCAAATAGCCTCCAAACTTGAaagtttgaatttaaaatccATTCAAGAATCTGAACGTAAAGTTCAAAAATCACCGTCGGAAAGTCAGAAGTTGTTCAAAGTCAAAACTGATACGTCCACTGCGAAAGCTAATACACCCACTACATCTAACGTTTCAGATAatgttaaatcaaatattaattccAGCATTAAAATTGCAGAATCTAACAATAAGAGCAATCCTCTAAAAAGTGAAACGCCATCTTCAGTAAGTGCACACTTTGGAAATGATACAAAAAAAGTATCTGATGTTAAAGATAATGTCGTCACAAAAACCGTAATGACTTCGAATAATTCTCAGAAGGCTGAAGTTAACTCATCGTCCCAAGTTAAAGATTATAAAAGCGTTGTATCGGAAGTGACaaaatctgaaaataaaatcagcTCATTAGACAGTGATGCTAAAGTTGTCAAAGCAGTAACGAATCAGAAGAATGAAAAGTATAATATTGGCGTACAACCTACAAAAAGTGAATCGTCGGCTGTCAGCAGTTCTTTGAATGAAGATACACCGACAAAAAGCAGTAGTATATTTCCTTTAAAGTTCGAAGGAATATCTGTTAGGAATCAGATCAATGcgcttaaattttcaaatatgcaGAGTAAAGAAGAGGCACCAAAGTCTTCAACAGTGGTCGCGCCGTCTGCAGATGCGAAGAGTCATGTGAAAAGTGAAGCGAGTACAAATGTTACTACTGTTGACAGAAAGGACAATACTTCTGTAAAGGCATCTGAAGGTGTTGTATCGAAGGGTATCGATGTAAGCAATAAAATCGCATTAGAAAATTCTTCCAGATCCTCGAGTGTCGCTAAACCGGCGGTCGCCGCATCGACGTCAGAACAGAAGGTAGTTAAGAAAGATCCGACCGCGGGAATGGATAAAgtgaagaagaaaaaatga